The Streptobacillus ratti genome includes the window TCCCTATTTCTGAATCAGTTGAAACACCTTGTATAGCTTTAACTTCTAATCCAAATTGACTTGCAAAGTATCCAAAAGCATCATGAGCTGTAATTAATACTCTTGAGTTTTCAGGTATTTCATTTATTTTATCTTGTACATATTTAGTTGCTTCAGCTAATTCTTTTAAGTATGCTTCTAAGTTATTCATGTAGAAATCTTTATTAGCTGGGTCAAGTTCTGATAATTTTTTAGCAACTGCTTCTGCTTGAACTGCCCAAAATTCTGTATTGAACCATACGTGAGGATCATATACTCCTTTTTCTTCTTCAACTAATTTTGCAGGATCAAGTTGAGCACCTAAATCTAATACTGCTTTATCTTTTAAGTTTTCAAATATTTCAACCATTTTACCTTCTAAATGTAAACCACCATATACAACTAAATCAGCTTTTTCTAATTTTTCAATATCTCCAGCTGTAGCAACATATAGAT containing:
- a CDS encoding metal ABC transporter solute-binding protein, Zn/Mn family gives rise to the protein MLTVFAFSCGSKMGDANSDEGKIKVTTTLNYYVNLLDEIGKDKVKVTGLMGEGEDPHLYVATAGDIEKLEKADLVVYGGLHLEGKMVEIFENLKDKAVLDLGAQLDPAKLVEEEKGVYDPHVWFNTEFWAVQAEAVAKKLSELDPANKDFYMNNLEAYLKELAEATKYVQDKINEIPENSRVLITAHDAFGYFASQFGLEVKAIQGVSTDSEIGTKEINDLADFIVANKIKAIFVESSVNHKSIESLQEAVKAKGFEVKIGGELYSDSMGDAKNNTETYIKTLKFNADTIANALK